The following DNA comes from Neofelis nebulosa isolate mNeoNeb1 chromosome 3, mNeoNeb1.pri, whole genome shotgun sequence.
TGTCTGTGAAGTGAGGaacattttcaatttaaaatttctatggtTTTCTTGACTTTGAATCATTTCCATTCTTCTCATGCCCAGTTGTCAACGAAATTGTGTAATTTAATGTCAAAGTATATTAGCCATCagactttattttccttacttcCAAGTTTGGTCTCACTAGTTATTGATAAAAACGTAAGTTATGTATTTGATATATCTTGACATTATATACTtctagtaaaaagaaataaaagagcatTTCTGGATTTTACACTGACTTTTTAGGATACAGGATTCTGTTTGTTGATGTTTGTGTTTCTTACAAGTTCTAATTCTACAGAATTAGagttttaaaagtgaaagtgtgcattttttgttaatattttattagcttTTCCTATATGGCAGTTTTAAGTTTTAggtcagctttgttttctttttcttaatgtggGGTTTtataaactactttttaaaagatcccCCCCCTCCCATAGGTATTTAATCGATTCTGATCTtattggataaatatttattattttaattaggtCATTAGCTTCTTTAATAGAGTATTATTAGAACTAATTTCCTAAAAacactggatttttttgtttaattttgtgtttatgaATACCAGTAGAAGATGAAATTTTCATTCCTATTTTCCATTCCCAAACTGGGTCAGAGAAATCCAGTCTAATATATATACTACTTGGACAAATTTTTATGTAAGTCTGTCAGTTAGATATTTGTAGCCTTTTCAAATATTCTGGGATTCCTCTAATCTGACTTTTAGCTGTgtcattgtatattttatattggcTGTGCTTTAAATCTGATTCTTTTACTTGGATTTACCATTTTTGACCAGGTCTGTTTGTAAGAATCTGTATTATTTTGAAAGCTATCTCTATGCCATGGTTGTAAATATGAGTCAGTTAACTTTATTGGCTTAAATTAAGACACTTTATTCTCTGTTCTTCCCAATATAACACTAAAGTTACAGAATGATAgtgatttgaatttttgttttcataattggCAACAGAAGTGTTCACCAGTGACAGTACTAGTACTATTTTAGAAATGCCAGTCATACACTTTCTATTTGTTGATAGGCTGACTGCTTACCAACAGTCTCCTCCCTActtttcacatattctttatgATTAGCTTTATGACCTTTGTTCTTTCACCTTTTGCACTTTATGAATTGCTTTCAATATGGCATTTAACCTGTTTCAGTCTCTTAAAAATTTGCCTGTTAGGTTGGACACACAAAGGGCAGTTGGTTGGGGTTTGCATTATCCCAAGGTACTGACCCTGTTATCGTGCTGTTCTATGCATAAACATCCAAGTGAAAAATGTTCTGTTAATGTTAGGAGAGCTGACTTTAGATATAGTTATGAAAGCAAGATTTTGATTGTTTGAAGGAAACCTATGAATAGTAGATTTACCTTATATACATTGGGATactatatatattcatttgtgtAGGTCAGTGTTTTTCAGCATGTTATTTTTAACCTGCCTCTCTCTAATGTTTTCATAGTTTGTCTTCTACATATACTAGCCAATAAGACTTTGATGACctttattttctgtagtttttttaattttaattttttgtagaaAACAACAGATATATTATTTAATGTGCTTTTCCTAAGACCTACTTTCCACCTCAAAtagaaattttgttgttgttcttgtctGAGTTGTAAATAAGAACCACTTGACTTTTTAAAGCCATATTTAGTATGTATTACATCATAGCTTATTGATTATATTTGATCATCGAAATCTCATGCACCTAGGaaagtttccttctctctccctgaagGACTATTTCATActtctttcttcaaatttctaACACTCTTCTCCCAAGATCACtctgatgatgatgacaatgatgacgTTGCTTCCTACTttagaaagaagaaggaaaacagttGAAGGAATGAGTAGAGAATTTCCAAAGACTTCTACCTCTGTAAAAACCCACCTATTTCCAGCTGTTTCCACAttgaaaaatatggtaaaaagaaataaatttaaagtacCTGTGATACCACacttcttttctatcttttgccataaagtttccatttttttttttttaactaaaactgGTCCTCCatttttgaattctttctcatcatccccttttaattaattaagaagAACACcacaatttcttctctttcttgattACGtttcaaactttttgttttgtaccAGATCACTCTTGTTAATATACAGATACACGACACTGCTAGGTCTCCAGTcttgaagaataaaaaattttcttttaattctgttttcccTACCAGTTACCACTcccttttgtttgttcttttttgcaGCAAATTCCTAACTTGTTTGTACCTACCatctctgttctcttttcctaCTCTCTTAAATCTACCTTAATCAGATTTCAACTAACAAAACTCCTATTACTAGTGACTTCCATGTTACTGAATCCAGTGGTCAATTCTTTCTGTTCATCCTACTTGATCTATCATCAACAGTTGTCATTTTATACTTTGTCCTTCAGGGTATACTTTCTTCACCTGAATGTTTCAAAGATACCACCCATTCCCAGTCCTCCTTGTTAGTTACCTTTGTTGGTTAGTCTTCTTCTCTTTGAATGTTGGAGTGTCTCATAGCTCAGTCGTTGGAACTCTTCTCTTTCTATGCTTACACTTCTAGTTGTAATTAGAATTAAAGAATTTCCCCCCCACACTACAGCTTATTTCTTAGCAAGTGTAGATtatagaaagtaaaatgaaatattgctattttaaaGCTATCTTTCAGACTTTCAAACCCCATTTCAAAACTTGCAGTGAGAACTGAGGCACTTTGGGAGATTTACCGTCTAGTGGCAAGGGTTCGAAAAGTAGATAAGGCTGTTTTAATAAAAACCATTGTGATATAATGTAGTTATTCTTAGGACATGATAGAAGATGtatgttgtatttgttttatctCATAAAcctataaagatatttttaaaaggagttttaTATGAACTTGGGCAGTGTATTGGCATTATTTTATATGACCTCAAACACGTCCATATAGATGTCTGCAAAGGGTGAAATTTAGGAATGACCATTATGAAAAGATTCTATATCAGATCAAATTTTAGTGTCAGtctataaaacttttataaaagcaaatgtgTCTGACATATAGCATTTGAAAATgcagttaaaaaataagttttaggtGCTTACAATACCACCGCCCAAAAGCAGTTTGTATTTTGAAATCTTGTATTTATGCAGTTTAAAAATCATGTTGTGATCATGtaatttcccttagcatgatATAAACATCCATGccctcaaatttttaaaaatgaacatcgTGTTTAGGAATTGCACTATATGTATCCCATCTCATGGATTCCTTTTCTTGAACGTTtgggttttgattatttttattttttgcttttgtggatAAAGCTGCAGTGAGCAtcctttgcataatttttttttctgttttaggatTACTTCCTTAGGATAGATTGCCAGAAGTGGAGTTACTGGGTCAGAGGGTATGAacttatgaactttttttttcctttttaaaaaaaataaaagtaaaactttttgtttatttactgtcCATTCAATTTATATTCATTGTGAATGATGAAAATCATAATGAATTATACTTGGTGCCTGTCGGAAAACTATGTCTTAAGGCAAGGTTCTATGATCAGAGAAGTTTGGGAAATTCCTAAGGTAAGAAGGCCTTTTTATCTTGGTTTACCTCAGCATTTCCTGAACTTAACTGagcattgaatttttttttttttttatgatgtaCTTCATAACATCTTCTGGAAGCTTTACAAAAGATATCATTTATGAACtgatttaaaattgaaaatgattttattggTTAAATTATGTTTTGGTCGAAGCAACCAAATTATCAGGCTTcattctaaaattgttttttaaaagattaaaataaagctGTTTACTATGtgatttttgtgtctgtctttataAAGTGTCgtaatttctacattttaaactttattgatTTCTAAAGAACATCTTAATGTCTCCATGGCATCAGATACTTTATAATCTTTAATGAAATTTGGAATATAGACCTAGGACATAAAAGTGGAAGATAATATAGATTGAACAaacctttttctcccctcccccccatttttCCCTACAGAATGTGAAATCCTTTGCATCTTCTGATAGTCTAGCCAAGGTCCAAGAAGTAGCAAGCTGGCTTTTGGAAATGAATCAGGAACTGCTCTCTGTGGGCAGCAAAAGACGACGAACTGGAGGCTCTCTGAGAGGTAACCCTTCCTCAAGCCAGGCAGATGAGGAGCAGATGAACCGCGTGGTAGAGGAGGAacagcaccagcagcagcagcagcagctccgACAACAAGAGGAGGAGCACACCGCAAGGAATGGTGAAGTCATCCGAGCAGAACCTAGGCTTGGAGACCAGAACGACTCCCAGCAAGGACGGTTGGAAGAAAACAACAATCGATTCATTTCGGTAGAGGAGGACTCCTCAGGAAAtcaggaagaacaagaagaagacgGAGAACATGCTGGTGAGCAAGatgaggaggatgaagaggaagaggaaatggacCAGGAGAGTGATGATTTTGATCAGTCTGATGACAGTAGCAGGGAAGATGAACATACACATAGTAACAGTGTCACAAACTCCACTAGTATCGTGGACCTGCCTATTCACCAACTCTCCTCCCCGTTCTATACAAAGACAACAAAAGTGAGTATATTTAGTTCACTGTTCCCCTGAGACGTTTACCTATCCACATTCATTGTAATGAAACTGTCCTCACACTCTTTGTTATGACCACAAAATTCATCATCAGATGTGTAGTAATAAAATGaactaatttttgttttacagaaagTATTAGAAACAGAAGTACTGATAATGGCACAATCTTATTACGAACGGAGGGAAGGGTAATTGATCCTATTACTATGAAAAATCATTAATATCAAATTTTACCATAAATTTTATCCCTAGGACGGGTGTTAGTAGTTTGTGTGCAGCGGAGAGTGTTGGAGTGAAACACGATTTGTGTAAATCAAATCGTAAAGAAActtttcttatttacaaaatgCAGCTGCTGGGGTGGGCTGTGTATTCACAGGTGTCACTCCAAGGCACAAGTTATTGTCAAGTTTCTGCCACCACTTCCCTTATCtgcagtttttgttttccttcccattcCTAGAAGACAGCTCTGTTGTATGTGCCTTCTTATCTCATTCAGCTAGTAGTAGCCCATGGAGTTAGCCATAGTCTTGTTTCAAAAGGTAGGCAGACTTCTATCTAAACCAGAGAAATCTTATCAACTCTGGGACTTGTTGATTAATCTAGTGCTAGAGCAACATTTCCATTGGATGCAGTCCTTTGTGGCTATGCCAGAAATTAAGGACTGAAGTATACCAGTCAGTCATACTGTCTGTCATCTTTGCTACTAGATAGGCAGGGAGGTCCTGAAACATTGAAGTCCGACTGAGATGGAAGGAGGAAGTGATTGGGCAGTTGCAGTAAATTTGGAATTGCCGGTGCGTGTTTGTTTGGGATGGCATGTGGGCTTCTTTCCTCAAAATACTCCTGGCTACTCCTTAAAATTGTGGTTATGACAAAGGGTGGGGATTGTAGAAGAAAAGAAGCAGCATTATTTGTCTCACTCCCCAATCTTTCTGTTGtagtctctccccttccctcccaatCGAATATAgtcaaaatgaaatgatatagTGCCTGGGCTTTACCTCAAAATAATACtgaaggggagaaaaggagacagtaTAGATTGGTCATGAGTTGCTGATTGTTGAGGCCAGGTTACAGAGATTAGGGTGGGGGTGGCTCATGAGTATTCTTCTGTGTGGTTTTCaaagtatgtttaaaatattctataatcgaaacatttttaagttgtaaggaatatgaacacacacacacactaacccTAGAAAATGATAAAGTTGTAAATAGGAGTTTTCTTTACATACTTGGTCTTGTTGACTAGCTCCTAAGTCAAGTAAGTGCTGACTTCTCCTCctcattgaattttattttctttgtattttggtgCTGTTGAAATTCAATAAGACGTCAGGTACTTTTTGCTGGACTTAtaatttaatcaatattttaGGCAGTGTTGCTATCTATGGTCTAAATttaaagaggagagaaagtgaaaagaattatATTCAGAATGAATGAGTTATGTAACACAACTtttgcccccccgcccccaaccaggCTTCTACGCTCATAAATCTTTATGTTTGCATGCTGTTTGGTTCTttatttatcatttgaaaattagataaaaatcATGACTGTCCATGTAGAATAGACTTATAAGTTAAACAGTTCTTTGGTATGGAATATTTTCATTCAAATGATAGCTTACTTACTTTACagacattaaaatgaataatgtcCGTAGTAGTCTATCCTCTTgttcttatttgcttatttttaaattttacagtgaatcagtgatttagcccataaaaaatatacaaatcagATGTAACATCGTCTCCCTTAATGTAACTTGACCTGGAATAAAATGTCTCAGGAACTAGGTTTAATACTTGAATTGCTGTATCATTTTTGCTTAAGGTTGTGAAACTTTAAACTCCTTCTAAAACATGTTTATCCCTAATTTACCTAGCCTGTCTAcaagtttagattttatttagttGGTTTGAGAAGGGGCTGACTTCAGTAGTGATTTACATCCATTCTGCCATCTCTGTCTCAGGGTGTTGAAGTGCTTTGAATCTCTACCCCTAATAGCTACAGCCTGCTTTGTTGGTAAGGCTAAGACCTTTTACAGTGCAGTCCACCCAGCTTCTGTCCCCCAGATCTCTTGATCTCTCCCCCTCAAGGTTACTACATTAAAAGAGGGGGTTTCTACTTCTCTTCTTCCTGAGGATTCAAGTGGAAGAATGGGGCTTAATATTTTACTGCATTATCTTGTTTAAGAAAGAAGTTTAATTGAAACTAAGCATTGTTGAACAATGCAAAGCTATCAGTGAGTTCTGCtatattttaaagacaagaaaGCCAGCTAGACAAAACATATAGTTTTCCAAAAGGAGAAGTCATTAGATTGTTCTGTAGGAAAACTACCAGTACACAGGTTTGAcagatgttttatcttttttttcccttcaagatGAAACTGTAAACAGAACTTTTAGGTGTATTTTATGTAGTTATATCGTTACctccttaaaaacaaagtaacaatTTTAAGGCAGTTTTTTCCTAGTGTCTCTCAGGTCATGAAATGCAAGATATTGTGCAGTCCACACAAGGCCACAGGAGTGGACTGAGTACTAGCAACTACAGGGATagatgtgtatatgtgcatgagtgtctgtatgtatgtgtgtgtgtgtctgtataggTATGCTGTGTACATACTTTTGatgtgttgtttattttgaggtcATTTTCCTTCACAAATATGGCAAGAAGAATATAAACTATTTGACTGCCAAGGCAGCAATGCCCTTCTGCAATGAGGTATTTTGAGCTTCATTTggcccattttccttttttctattcttGAAACTCTTCTTTAGGATCATTCCCAGAGTGCTTTATTTTCTCACCAATGCTTTACAGATGTCACCTGTTACTTCATTGCTTAAGAAGAAAATGTCGGTCACTCATGTATATAATAAATCTTAATATAGTAAATAAGGAAACGCTCTCATTATTTCAAATGTAGAACTGtagattgcgagtaacttgttttgtgagtgttccgcaagaccAGCGagcatttctaatacattttaacttgataaacgaccagtgtcttgcaatacgagtaccATGCGATGccaaacgtcacatgatcacagctcGCTTTGATATACTTCCTAGTCCTttgattacaagcatgtttccagaatgaattatgctcccaaaccaaggttttaccgtatttttattttagagcagcTTTAAATTTTGATCATTCTAAACATAAAACACTTCAACAGATTTTACCCTTGGCCAGTTTCTTTTAAGTCTTCTTAAACTGTGACTTTTAAGAAGAGTAGTGGtaaaagaatcattaaaaaaaaaaaaccttttaatgtTAATATGGGATTACCCTTTTGCTTTACAGTTTTATCCAACATATCTttcacgtgtttttttttttttttgggggggggtacaGTTTCTTAAATATACCCTGGAGCCAGCTATACTTACTTATTCAATCATTCCTGAACATGCtgcatatgcaaatatattaatgagaaaatccacttttggtctttccttgccttggtcttttctttgaaaacatactGAAACTATCAAAACTCTTAGGgcagtctttttttcccccagtcacCAAAGATTTGTTCATATGGGAACCTACGTAATAATGTACATTAGAAATTTCAGACCATCTTAATGTTAAAAGTCAAGTGTAAGGGCAGTCAAGAATTGGTATTTATTAAGCCCGTATACTGTTTGCAAGTTCCTGTGATAGATAAGTAAGTAGAAGTTACAGAGAGACCAAAAATGACACTGTAAGTGACCAAAGATTTTAATCCAGATCTGCctaatttaacaaaacaaaacaaaacaaacaaacaaacaaacaaaaaaaaaaaaacccacaccttTCTTTCCATGTGCTATGCTGCCCCTTATGgtagaatttggaaaatattgctACACAAGATTTTCAGCAGAACTGCAAGTCTATTCAGGTTCTAGACTCTGGAGTGGGATAACTTTCTAATACAATGTCGCATTTGAAATCATTAGGGCTCAGTTAAGTGGTTTTCCGTGTGgtatttaacaaaaattattgAAGATATAA
Coding sequences within:
- the FBXW7 gene encoding F-box/WD repeat-containing protein 7 isoform X4 encodes the protein MNQELLSVGSKRRRTGGSLRGNPSSSQADEEQMNRVVEEEQHQQQQQQLRQQEEEHTARNGEVIRAEPRLGDQNDSQQGRLEENNNRFISVEEDSSGNQEEQEEDGEHAGEQDEEDEEEEEMDQESDDFDQSDDSSREDEHTHSNSVTNSTSIVDLPIHQLSSPFYTKTTKGFFFSSQDMHLCPCDQ